The following proteins are co-located in the Bathymodiolus thermophilus thioautotrophic gill symbiont genome:
- a CDS encoding beta strand repeat-containing protein, whose translation MQIKTQKQITILQNKAQKVADQLNEEVVAIAKGIQHIQTQTGVVYQLNAENFDAKKLTLIAKKIGDDLEVTLEESVVVFDNYFNVCGTDLSCLVSLPTEDGGLYHIVADAFFTLEDGTQVVYFYGEQSIVTTESSAASTKGNQSFFDVINSNIKIVAIVTAVAVVVASSGGSGGSGSDDGDDSDDDNKTLEQPIVQVAEVNATENEAKDENHITVKAELGSKVTITFSANGKTVTKIIESASGNHDKVSVLTVDELNALGDGSISISAVAAKDGVISSAGTGSFTLDTVAPIFDQQPTAINTDINTPITTTIYDAQATDQNGNADEGITYSIKGTNANKFEITANTGVVTYKTMQTSVHIDAITIVATDVAGNESLQNITVSVVNNPTIQVAEVNTTENEAQDENQITIKAEAGSKVTITFSANGKTVIKVIESASGNHDKVSALTVDELNTLGDGLISISAVAVKDGVTSSAGTGSFTLDTVAPIFDQQSTAINTNTHAPITTIYDAQATDQNGNADEGITYSIKGTNADKFEITADTGVVTYKTIQTSEHDDTITIVAADIAGNTVEKVVTVSVKNLMHGFTIDGGNGGYASGWSTSSAGDVNGDGLDDLIVSSYLDGTTPDGSRNRSGNSYVVFGKIDETIVDLSAVVSGTGGFVVHGDGTYPGDWSGWSVSSAGDVNGDGLDDLIIGVRNAWGRSPPGEDPRQFSGNSYVVFGKTDGTAVNLSAIGTDGFSIEGASNLEQNGFSVSSAGDVNGDGLDDLIVASAYFNTAEGRVYVVFGKTDGVTVDLANIGTSGFVIKGEEVQNWWTGRSVSSAGDVNGDGLDDLIISAYYANLEAGKSYVVFGKIDKNDINLLDIVSGTGGFVINGENDGDLSSCSVSSAGDVNGDGLDDLIVGAHKATSNNKAETGKTYVVFGKTDKNAVNLSTIALGTGGFVINGENAGDWSGWSVSSAGDVNGDGLDDLIIGAKKANSGNGKSYVVFGKANEDSVNLSAIVAGTGGFVINGESAEDESGHSVSSAGDVNGDGLDDLIVGAYLVNHSLQEGKGRSYVVFGKTDTAAVHLADVSAGRGIIGHAIDFQGNQSEYSGTSADELFVAGEGDNILIGNGGTDVFNAGAGNDTIIIDSNNLTKLYSNTLSNNLLARVDGGGDIDILKLSGSNLRLDLTHIDNGRIQDIEVIDLTGSGDNTLILNLNDLLDISSSTNILKVIGNSGDKVDIELNDNAFVQNSASETKDGITYHVYSNANASTAELWIDQGLGVI comes from the coding sequence ATGCAAATAAAAACACAAAAACAAATCACAATATTACAAAATAAAGCGCAAAAAGTCGCTGACCAACTCAACGAAGAAGTTGTTGCCATTGCCAAAGGCATTCAGCACATCCAAACCCAAACAGGTGTGGTTTACCAATTAAATGCCGAAAATTTTGACGCTAAAAAGTTAACCCTAATTGCCAAAAAAATTGGCGATGATTTAGAGGTAACACTAGAGGAAAGTGTTGTTGTCTTTGACAACTATTTTAATGTTTGTGGAACTGATTTATCCTGTTTAGTTTCTCTACCTACCGAAGATGGCGGGCTTTACCACATTGTTGCTGATGCGTTCTTTACTTTAGAAGATGGCACGCAAGTTGTGTATTTTTATGGCGAGCAATCTATTGTCACTACAGAGTCTAGTGCAGCAAGCACAAAGGGCAATCAAAGTTTTTTCGATGTTATTAATTCAAATATAAAAATCGTAGCCATAGTTACAGCTGTAGCGGTTGTGGTTGCTAGTAGTGGTGGCAGTGGTGGTAGTGGTAGTGATGATGGTGATGATAGTGATGATGATAACAAAACTCTGGAACAGCCAATTGTTCAAGTAGCAGAAGTAAACGCCACAGAAAATGAAGCGAAAGATGAAAATCACATTACGGTAAAGGCAGAACTAGGTAGTAAGGTAACCATCACCTTTTCTGCAAATGGAAAAACGGTTACCAAGATAATTGAATCTGCCTCAGGTAATCATGACAAAGTTTCTGTTTTAACAGTTGACGAACTTAACGCATTAGGTGATGGCTCGATCAGTATTTCAGCCGTTGCCGCTAAAGATGGTGTAATAAGTTCTGCTGGCACTGGTAGTTTTACACTTGATACTGTGGCACCAATATTTGATCAGCAACCTACTGCAATCAACACTGATATTAACACCCCTATTACAACCACTATTTATGATGCACAAGCAACCGACCAGAATGGCAATGCAGATGAAGGTATTACTTATAGTATAAAAGGTACAAATGCCAATAAATTTGAGATTACTGCTAACACTGGAGTGGTAACTTATAAAACAATGCAAACATCAGTGCACATTGATGCAATTACCATTGTTGCTACCGATGTCGCAGGTAACGAGAGCTTACAAAATATAACCGTTTCGGTTGTCAACAATCCAACCATTCAAGTGGCAGAAGTAAACACCACAGAAAATGAAGCACAAGATGAGAATCAAATTACGATAAAGGCAGAAGCAGGTAGCAAGGTAACCATCACCTTTTCTGCAAATGGAAAAACTGTTATAAAGGTAATTGAATCTGCCTCAGGTAATCATGACAAAGTTTCTGCTTTAACAGTTGACGAACTTAACACATTAGGTGATGGTTTGATCAGTATTTCAGCCGTTGCCGTTAAAGATGGTGTAACAAGTTCTGCTGGCACTGGTAGTTTTACACTTGATACTGTGGCACCAATATTTGATCAACAGTCCACTGCAATCAATACGAATACTCACGCCCCTATTACCACTATTTATGATGCACAAGCAACTGACCAGAATGGCAATGCAGATGAAGGTATTACTTATAGTATAAAAGGTACAAATGCCGATAAATTTGAGATTACTGCTGACACTGGAGTGGTAACCTACAAAACGATACAAACATCAGAGCACGATGACACAATTACCATTGTTGCCGCTGATATTGCGGGTAATACGGTTGAGAAAGTCGTTACTGTATCAGTAAAAAATTTGATGCACGGCTTTACTATTGATGGTGGAAATGGTGGTTATGCAAGTGGCTGGTCAACCTCCTCAGCAGGCGATGTTAATGGCGATGGCTTAGATGATTTAATTGTTAGCTCTTATTTGGATGGTACCACGCCTGATGGCTCAAGGAATCGTTCAGGTAATTCTTATGTCGTGTTTGGTAAAATTGATGAAACTATTGTTGATTTATCAGCCGTAGTCTCTGGTACGGGTGGCTTTGTTGTTCATGGTGATGGCACGTATCCAGGTGATTGGAGTGGCTGGTCAGTCTCCTCAGCAGGCGATGTCAACGGTGATGGTTTAGATGATTTGATTATTGGTGTTCGTAATGCTTGGGGGAGGAGTCCTCCAGGAGAAGACCCTAGGCAGTTTTCAGGTAATTCTTATGTCGTGTTTGGTAAAACTGATGGAACTGCTGTTAATTTATCAGCCATAGGCACAGATGGTTTTTCTATTGAGGGTGCTTCTAATCTAGAACAGAACGGCTTCTCGGTCTCCTCAGCAGGCGATGTCAATGGCGATGGCTTGGATGATTTGATTGTTGCTTCTGCTTATTTTAACACAGCAGAAGGTAGGGTTTATGTCGTATTTGGTAAAACTGATGGAGTTACCGTTGATTTAGCAAACATAGGCACAAGTGGCTTTGTTATTAAGGGCGAAGAGGTTCAGAATTGGTGGACTGGCCGATCAGTTTCCTCGGCAGGCGATGTCAATGGCGATGGTTTAGATGATTTAATTATTAGCGCTTATTATGCAAACCTTGAAGCAGGTAAATCCTATGTCGTGTTTGGTAAAATTGATAAAAATGACATTAATTTACTAGACATAGTGTCAGGCACAGGTGGTTTTGTTATTAATGGTGAAAATGATGGTGATTTGAGTAGTTGCTCAGTCTCCTCAGCAGGTGATGTCAATGGTGATGGCTTGGATGATTTAATCGTTGGTGCTCATAAAGCAACTTCTAATAATAAAGCCGAAACAGGAAAAACTTATGTCGTGTTTGGTAAAACTGACAAAAATGCCGTTAATTTATCAACTATAGCTTTAGGCACAGGTGGCTTTGTTATTAATGGTGAAAATGCTGGTGATTGGAGCGGCTGGTCAGTCTCCTCAGCAGGCGATGTTAATGGCGATGGCTTAGATGATTTGATTATTGGTGCTAAAAAAGCAAATTCTGGCAATGGTAAATCTTATGTCGTGTTTGGTAAAGCTAATGAAGACTCTGTTAATTTATCAGCCATAGTCGCTGGCACGGGTGGCTTTGTTATTAATGGTGAGAGTGCTGAGGATGAGAGTGGCCACTCAGTCTCCTCGGCAGGTGATGTCAATGGCGATGGCTTGGATGATTTGATTGTTGGTGCTTATTTGGTAAATCATAGCCTTCAAGAAGGCAAAGGTAGATCTTATGTTGTGTTTGGCAAAACCGATACAGCAGCCGTTCATTTAGCAGATGTTAGTGCTGGTCGGGGTATCATTGGGCATGCAATTGATTTTCAAGGAAATCAGAGCGAATATAGTGGCACCTCTGCTGATGAATTGTTTGTTGCTGGTGAAGGTGACAATATCTTAATAGGCAATGGTGGTACCGATGTCTTTAATGCAGGTGCGGGCAATGATACTATTATCATTGATAGCAACAACCTTACTAAACTCTACAGCAACACATTGAGCAATAATTTACTTGCTCGTGTTGATGGTGGTGGTGACATTGATATTCTAAAATTAAGTGGTAGCAACCTTAGACTAGACCTTACTCACATAGACAATGGTCGTATTCAAGATATTGAAGTCATAGATTTAACAGGATCAGGTGACAATACTTTGATACTTAATCTGAATGACTTGCTAGATATTTCAAGTTCAACTAACATTCTTAAAGTTATTGGTAATTCAGGCGATAAAGTTGATATAGAACTTAATGACAATGCCTTTGTTCAAAATTCTGCATCAGAAACAAAGGATGGTATTACTTATCATGTTTATAGCAATGCTAACGCCTCCACTGCAGAATTATGGATAGATCAAGGTTTAGGGGTGATTTAA
- a CDS encoding beta strand repeat-containing protein: protein MQIKTQKQITILQNKAQKVADQLNEEVVAIAKGIQHIQTQTGVAYQLNTKDFDTKKLNLIAKKVGDDLEVALEESVVIFDNYFNVCTTDLSCLVSLPTKDGGLYHIVADAFFTLEDDTQVVYFYGEQSIVSTESSAASTGNKQSFFDVVTSNIGIVAAVAVVAVVVATSGSDKNDNDNEDETSLTFTLADTGGATNDTTITVSGMKEGATWQYSIDGGASFTDGTGSSFVLREGTYAENIIQIKQTDTAGNTLTVIKNTSPVVVDTTNPLFTSATTVDVETNTEASETIYEATATDNNAVTYTLEDGNQKDKFTISKEGELKYKQKQTTAHNDDKVTIIVTDVAGNKTKQLITVSVKDSILTTSVVWNNIGDDNNINIEELATVTLSGTVTSTGSTPADLNIASIVFKQNNAIVHTINTALPVINNNTWTLDHDNAWTSKLVNGNCTVIVNLSANSNSITGQGETVVVIDIVIPGAPVLSFTDTGLSNDGVTKNGTMTVSDLETGATWQYSIDGGTNFTSGTGSSFILNEGTYTQNTIQIKQTDAAGNVSSVAANTSTVVVDTTDPLFLNTDNTVSVEINSTVTTTVYDAQVVNHTGGNADEGITYSIKGANASKFSITTDTGIVTYKTIQTVRRNDAITIVATDVAGNESLQDVTVVVVNKPIVQVAEVNATENEAKDENQITVKAELGSKVTITFSANGKTVIKIIESASGNHDKVSALTVDELNTLGDGLINISAVAVKDGVASSAGTGSFTLDTVAPIFDQQPTAINTNINTPITTTIYDAQATDQNGNADEGITYSIKDANNSKFTITTDTGKVTYKEIQTSVHSNDTVTIIATDTAGNATEKVVTVSVVPPAQGFVINGKSFADNAGFSVSSAGDVNGDGLDDLIVGAPHNLVYSDPTKKASESYVIFGKTSATAVNSSDIASGTGGFIINGEGIEDLSGWSVSSAGDVNGDGLDDLIVSATWANHSVDKTDAGKSYVVFGKIDTIAVDLSNMGTGGFVINGENKDDQSGHSVSSAGDVNGDGLDDLIIGAPITGLEFSGNSYVVFGKANTTDIDLSDVVTGMGGFVINGGNVGDFSGYSVSSAGDVNGDGLDDLIIGASRAKKEAGKTFVVFGKQDTTTVNLSDVASGTGGFAINGEHIEEQSGWSVSSIYDINGDNLDDLVIGSSFIVKAYEDRKSRTYVVFGKKDDTDVVNLSDVASGTGGFVIISEKIKDHGGYSVSSAGDVNGDGVDDLIIGAHSADNTGKSYVVFGKANTDAIDLSDIAAGTGGFAINGEAEDAKDDSGFSVSSAGDVNGDGLDDLIIGTPRVDPNGDVTIAGKSHVVFGKTDTKTVYLADVSKGEGIAAHTIDFQGDTNTDNNDTLTGTSADELFVAGLGNDVLRGNGGTDVFNAGAGDDTIIINDDNLAKLSSNTLSSDLLARVDGGGNTDTLKLEGGNLSLDLTNISSRRIQDIEIIDLTGSGNNILKLNLNDLLDISSSTNVLKVIGNSGDKVDIELNANDFTRGIVKTEAGIDYYIYSNINASTAKLWVDQDLDVI, encoded by the coding sequence ATGCAAATAAAAACACAAAAACAAATCACAATATTACAAAATAAAGCGCAAAAAGTCGCTGACCAACTCAACGAAGAAGTTGTTGCCATTGCCAAAGGCATTCAACACATCCAAACCCAAACAGGTGTGGCATATCAATTAAACACTAAAGATTTTGACACTAAAAAGTTAAACTTAATTGCCAAAAAAGTCGGTGATGATTTAGAGGTAGCACTAGAAGAAAGTGTTGTTATTTTTGATAACTATTTTAATGTTTGCACCACTGATTTATCTTGTTTGGTTTCTTTGCCCACCAAAGACGGTGGACTTTACCATATTGTTGCTGATGCTTTCTTCACTTTAGAAGACGACACCCAAGTGGTGTATTTTTATGGCGAACAATCTATTGTTTCCACAGAATCTAGTGCCGCAAGCACAGGTAACAAACAAAGCTTTTTTGATGTTGTTACCTCTAACATAGGGATCGTGGCTGCAGTTGCGGTTGTAGCCGTTGTAGTTGCCACTAGTGGCAGTGACAAGAATGATAATGATAATGAAGATGAAACATCACTAACATTTACCTTAGCAGACACAGGTGGTGCTACCAACGATACCACGATTACTGTTAGTGGTATGAAGGAAGGGGCAACTTGGCAGTATTCTATTGATGGTGGCGCTAGTTTTACCGATGGCACAGGTAGTAGTTTTGTGTTGAGAGAAGGCACTTATGCTGAGAATATCATTCAGATTAAACAAACTGATACAGCTGGTAATACCTTAACCGTCATTAAGAATACTTCCCCTGTTGTTGTGGACACCACAAATCCTTTATTTACCAGTGCAACGACAGTTGATGTTGAAACAAACACCGAAGCATCGGAAACGATATATGAAGCAACAGCAACAGACAATAATGCAGTTACTTACACCTTAGAAGATGGCAATCAAAAAGACAAATTTACGATTAGCAAGGAGGGGGAACTAAAATATAAGCAAAAACAAACGACAGCACATAATGACGACAAAGTTACTATTATTGTCACTGATGTTGCAGGCAATAAAACAAAGCAACTTATTACCGTGTCGGTGAAAGATTCTATTTTAACCACCTCAGTTGTTTGGAATAATATTGGTGATGATAATAACATCAATATTGAAGAATTGGCAACAGTTACTTTAAGTGGTACAGTTACTTCCACTGGTAGCACACCTGCTGACTTAAATATTGCCAGTATTGTTTTCAAACAAAATAATGCCATTGTCCACACGATTAACACCGCTCTTCCCGTTATCAATAACAACACTTGGACTTTAGACCACGACAACGCTTGGACTTCAAAACTTGTTAATGGCAATTGCACCGTTATTGTTAATCTTTCTGCTAATAGTAACAGTATCACAGGTCAGGGGGAAACGGTAGTAGTAATTGATATAGTTATTCCAGGTGCACCAGTATTGAGTTTTACAGATACAGGTTTATCAAATGATGGTGTTACCAAAAATGGCACAATGACTGTTAGTGATTTAGAGACAGGTGCAACTTGGCAGTATTCTATTGATGGTGGCACTAACTTTACCAGTGGCACAGGCAGTAGTTTTATACTGAATGAAGGCACTTATACTCAAAATACCATTCAGATCAAACAAACTGATGCAGCTGGCAATGTTTCAAGCGTGGCTGCAAACACTTCAACTGTTGTTGTGGATACCACAGATCCTTTGTTTCTTAACACAGACAATACTGTTAGTGTTGAAATAAATTCAACTGTTACAACTACTGTTTACGATGCTCAAGTAGTCAACCATACTGGTGGCAATGCAGATGAAGGCATTACTTATAGCATAAAAGGAGCGAATGCCAGTAAATTTTCGATTACTACTGACACTGGAATAGTAACCTATAAAACAATACAAACGGTAAGGCGCAATGATGCAATTACCATTGTTGCTACCGATGTTGCAGGCAACGAGAGCTTACAAGATGTAACCGTTGTGGTTGTCAACAAACCAATCGTTCAAGTGGCAGAAGTAAACGCCACAGAAAATGAAGCGAAAGATGAGAATCAAATTACGGTAAAGGCAGAACTAGGTAGCAAGGTAACCATCACCTTTTCTGCAAATGGAAAAACGGTTATCAAGATAATTGAATCTGCCTCAGGCAATCATGACAAAGTTTCTGCTTTAACAGTTGACGAACTTAACACATTAGGTGATGGTTTGATCAATATTTCAGCCGTTGCCGTTAAAGATGGTGTAGCAAGTTCTGCTGGCACTGGTAGTTTTACACTCGATACTGTGGCACCAATATTTGATCAGCAGCCTACTGCAATTAACACTAATATTAACACCCCTATTACAACCACTATTTATGATGCACAAGCAACTGACCAGAATGGCAATGCAGATGAAGGCATTACTTATAGCATAAAAGATGCAAATAACAGTAAATTTACGATTACTACTGACACTGGGAAAGTAACCTATAAAGAAATACAAACATCAGTGCATAGTAACGATACAGTTACCATTATTGCTACCGATACTGCGGGTAACGCAACAGAAAAAGTCGTTACTGTTTCAGTGGTACCTCCTGCACAAGGCTTTGTTATCAATGGCAAGAGTTTTGCAGATAATGCTGGATTCTCAGTCTCCTCAGCAGGTGATGTGAATGGTGATGGACTAGATGATTTGATTGTTGGTGCCCCTCATAATCTGGTCTACAGCGATCCTACCAAGAAGGCAAGTGAATCTTATGTAATATTTGGCAAGACTAGCGCAACTGCTGTTAATTCATCAGACATAGCCTCTGGCACGGGTGGATTTATTATCAATGGCGAGGGGATTGAGGATCTAAGTGGCTGGTCAGTTTCTTCAGCAGGCGATGTGAATGGTGATGGCTTAGATGATTTGATTGTTAGTGCCACTTGGGCAAACCACTCCGTTGATAAAACAGATGCTGGCAAGTCTTATGTTGTATTTGGCAAGATTGACACAATCGCTGTTGATTTATCAAATATGGGTACGGGTGGCTTTGTTATTAATGGCGAGAATAAGGATGATCAGAGTGGCCACTCAGTTTCCTCAGCAGGTGATGTTAATGGCGATGGTCTAGATGATCTGATTATTGGCGCCCCTATAACAGGCTTAGAATTTTCAGGTAATTCTTATGTGGTATTTGGCAAGGCTAACACAACTGACATTGATTTGTCAGATGTTGTTACTGGCATGGGTGGCTTTGTTATTAATGGTGGGAATGTTGGTGATTTTAGTGGCTACTCAGTCTCCTCAGCAGGCGATGTCAATGGTGATGGCTTGGATGATTTGATTATTGGCGCTAGTAGAGCAAAAAAAGAGGCAGGTAAAACTTTCGTCGTATTTGGCAAGCAGGACACAACTACTGTTAATTTATCAGATGTAGCCTCTGGTACGGGTGGTTTTGCTATCAATGGTGAGCATATTGAGGAACAAAGTGGCTGGTCAGTTTCCTCAATATATGATATCAATGGTGACAACTTGGATGATTTGGTTATTGGCTCTTCTTTTATAGTCAAGGCATATGAGGATAGGAAAAGTAGAACTTATGTTGTGTTTGGCAAGAAGGACGACACAGATGTTGTTAATTTATCAGATGTAGCCTCTGGCACAGGTGGCTTTGTTATTATTAGTGAGAAAATTAAAGATCATGGTGGCTACTCAGTCTCCTCAGCAGGCGATGTCAATGGCGATGGCGTGGATGATTTGATTATTGGTGCCCATTCAGCTGACAACACAGGTAAATCTTATGTGGTATTTGGCAAGGCCAACACAGATGCTATTGATTTATCAGACATAGCTGCTGGCACAGGTGGTTTTGCTATTAATGGTGAGGCTGAGGATGCTAAGGATGATAGTGGCTTTTCAGTCTCCTCAGCAGGTGATGTCAATGGTGATGGCTTGGATGATTTGATTATTGGCACCCCCAGAGTAGACCCTAACGGTGACGTTACTATCGCAGGAAAATCCCATGTAGTATTTGGAAAAACCGATACAAAGACCGTTTATTTAGCAGATGTTAGCAAAGGTGAAGGTATTGCCGCCCATACAATTGATTTTCAAGGTGATACCAATACCGATAACAATGACACGCTAACAGGTACCTCTGCTGACGAGTTGTTTGTTGCCGGTTTAGGCAACGATGTCTTAAGGGGTAACGGTGGCACGGATGTCTTTAACGCAGGTGCAGGTGATGACACCATTATCATTAATGACGACAATCTTGCCAAACTTTCCAGCAATACACTTAGTAGCGATTTACTCGCTCGTGTTGATGGTGGTGGCAATACTGATACTCTGAAATTGGAGGGTGGCAATCTTAGTTTAGACCTTACCAATATAAGTAGTAGGCGCATTCAAGATATTGAAATCATTGATTTAACAGGCTCAGGTAATAATATCTTAAAACTTAATCTTAATGATTTACTGGATATCTCTAGTTCAACCAATGTTCTTAAGGTTATTGGCAATTCAGGCGATAAAGTTGATATAGAGCTTAATGCCAATGATTTTACTAGGGGTATTGTAAAAACAGAGGCTGGTATAGATTACTATATTTATAGCAATATTAACGCCTCTACTGCAAAGTTATGGGTAGATCAAGATTTAGATGTGATTTAA